One Paenibacillus riograndensis SBR5 DNA segment encodes these proteins:
- a CDS encoding glycosyl hydrolase family 18 protein, with product MKMKSKNSRFRKTFALGMAVALVIALFSTIGTSVKTANAAAGYKLVGYYASWAAYGRSYNVTDIDPGKMNVINYAFADICWNGVHGNPDPTGPNPVTWTCQNEQGQTISVPNGTVVLGDPWIDAQKSFGDDKWDDPIKGNLKQLWKLKEKNPNLKTVISIGGWTWSNRFSDVAATAATREVFANSAVDFIRKYHMDGVDLDWEYPVSGGLAGNSYRPEDKQNYVLLLQKIREKLNAAGTADGKTYLLTIASGASPAYVQNNNLSGIAAIVDWINIMTYDFNGSWNTTTGHNSPLYYDPAAASSGLTDPENFNIDKAVTSYLANGVPANKLVLGLPFYGRGWGGAPGTGNGQYQVSAGISSTGTWEKGNYDFWDLEANYINKNGYTRYWNNTAKVPYLYNPTTQTFISYDDAESIGYKTSYIKTKGLAGAMFWETSGDRNKTLQTKLNTDLGGGVVPTPTPTATVKPTATPTATVKPTATPTPTPTATVKPTPTPTSTVTPTATPGQCSAEAWSATAVYTKGQQASYGGVLYEAQWWTQGERPDLSGAFGAWKAIGSCGNTTPTPTPTATVKPTSTPVQTATPVPTATVNPSATPGASAWAAGVAYTAGDKVSYSGKTYTCLQSHTSLEGWEPAVTPALWQLN from the coding sequence ATGAAAATGAAGTCGAAAAACAGCAGATTTCGAAAAACCTTTGCGCTTGGCATGGCCGTTGCTCTTGTAATCGCACTCTTTTCAACGATAGGCACCAGTGTCAAAACTGCAAATGCGGCTGCGGGTTACAAGCTCGTCGGTTATTATGCTTCCTGGGCGGCCTACGGGCGGTCCTACAACGTAACGGATATCGATCCCGGTAAAATGAATGTGATCAACTACGCGTTTGCCGATATATGCTGGAACGGGGTTCACGGCAATCCTGACCCGACCGGACCGAATCCGGTCACCTGGACCTGCCAAAATGAGCAAGGCCAAACGATCAGCGTTCCGAATGGAACGGTTGTGCTGGGTGATCCCTGGATTGATGCCCAGAAAAGCTTTGGGGATGACAAGTGGGATGATCCGATTAAAGGCAACCTGAAGCAGCTCTGGAAACTGAAAGAAAAGAACCCGAATCTCAAAACGGTGATATCCATTGGCGGCTGGACCTGGTCAAACCGTTTCTCGGATGTTGCCGCTACAGCAGCGACCCGTGAAGTATTCGCGAATTCCGCAGTCGATTTCATCCGCAAATATCATATGGATGGTGTCGATCTGGACTGGGAATACCCGGTCAGCGGAGGGCTGGCAGGAAACAGCTACCGTCCGGAGGATAAGCAGAATTATGTGCTGCTGCTGCAGAAAATCCGTGAAAAGCTGAATGCCGCCGGAACCGCTGACGGCAAAACCTATCTGCTGACCATTGCCTCCGGAGCAAGCCCTGCCTACGTTCAGAATAACAATCTCAGCGGGATTGCGGCCATTGTTGACTGGATCAACATTATGACCTATGACTTCAATGGCAGCTGGAACACGACTACCGGACACAATTCTCCGCTCTACTATGACCCGGCGGCAGCCTCGTCAGGTCTGACCGATCCGGAGAATTTCAATATCGACAAGGCTGTCACAAGCTATCTGGCAAACGGGGTCCCGGCGAACAAGCTCGTCTTGGGCCTGCCGTTCTATGGGCGCGGCTGGGGCGGTGCGCCGGGTACAGGAAACGGGCAATATCAGGTGTCAGCCGGTATTTCGTCCACAGGCACTTGGGAAAAGGGAAATTATGATTTCTGGGATCTCGAAGCCAACTATATCAACAAAAACGGCTATACGCGCTATTGGAACAACACCGCGAAAGTTCCATATCTCTATAATCCGACTACACAAACATTCATCAGCTATGATGACGCGGAGTCCATCGGCTACAAAACCAGCTACATCAAAACCAAAGGCCTAGCAGGAGCGATGTTCTGGGAGACCAGCGGCGACCGCAACAAAACGCTGCAAACCAAGCTGAACACCGATCTGGGCGGCGGAGTAGTGCCGACCCCTACGCCGACAGCTACAGTGAAACCAACAGCAACGCCAACGGCCACAGTGAAACCGACGGCTACACCGACGCCGACGCCAACGGCTACAGTGAAACCAACCCCAACGCCTACATCTACTGTGACGCCGACGGCAACACCGGGACAATGTTCGGCGGAGGCTTGGAGCGCAACAGCCGTATATACCAAGGGGCAGCAGGCCTCCTATGGAGGTGTGCTGTATGAAGCCCAGTGGTGGACACAGGGGGAACGCCCTGATCTGAGCGGGGCCTTCGGGGCCTGGAAGGCGATCGGCAGCTGCGGCAACACCACGCCAACGCCAACGCCGACGGCTACGGTGAAACCAACATCAACGCCTGTACAGACGGCAACACCCGTGCCAACCGCTACAGTCAATCCGTCTGCCACGCCCGGCGCATCCGCCTGGGCCGCAGGAGTGGCCTATACAGCAGGCGATAAAGTAAGCTACAGCGGCAAAACGTACACCTGCCTGCAATCTCATACCTCGCTGGAGGGCTGGGAACCGGCGGTAACACCGGCCCTATGGCAGCTGAACTAG
- a CDS encoding class I SAM-dependent methyltransferase, with protein MGEWYEESFGEDYLIVYRHRDFGGARREVEKMIGWLKLPQGAKVLDLCCGMGRHSLALAEAGYEVTGVDLSDALLREARAQAGAETVTWIRSDMRRLPLEGGFAAVVNLFTSFGYFEEDEEQVKVLREIHRMLVPGGKFIVDFLNPAHVIRHLVPHSVREDGDNLIDESRRIEDGYIKKDIILTSKSGGAPRKYHERVKLYPLEKFREMIAAAGLQLEAVHGSYEEDEYEAENSRRMIFTGVRP; from the coding sequence ATGGGCGAGTGGTATGAGGAGAGCTTTGGCGAGGATTATTTAATTGTATACAGGCACAGGGATTTCGGCGGGGCACGGCGCGAGGTGGAGAAAATGATCGGCTGGCTGAAGCTGCCGCAAGGCGCCAAAGTGCTGGATTTATGCTGCGGCATGGGCCGCCATTCCCTGGCGCTTGCGGAAGCGGGCTATGAGGTTACGGGTGTGGATTTGTCGGATGCGCTGCTCCGTGAAGCACGGGCGCAGGCCGGGGCCGAAACGGTCACCTGGATACGTTCGGATATGCGCAGGCTGCCGCTTGAAGGCGGTTTTGCGGCTGTGGTGAATTTGTTTACTTCGTTTGGATATTTTGAAGAGGATGAGGAGCAGGTGAAGGTGCTGCGGGAAATTCACCGTATGCTGGTGCCGGGCGGCAAATTCATTGTTGATTTTTTGAATCCGGCCCATGTGATCCGCCATCTGGTTCCGCACTCAGTCCGTGAGGACGGGGACAACCTGATTGATGAGTCGCGGCGGATTGAGGATGGCTATATCAAGAAGGACATCATCCTGACCTCAAAGTCAGGGGGTGCCCCCCGCAAATATCATGAGCGGGTCAAGCTGTACCCGCTGGAGAAATTCCGCGAGATGATTGCCGCTGCAGGCCTTCAGCTGGAGGCCGTGCACGGCAGCTATGAGGAAGATGAGTATGAGGCGGAGAATTCGCGGCGGATGATCTTTACGGGCGTGCGTCCCTAG
- a CDS encoding glycosyl hydrolase family 18 protein: protein MKRLKSRRVTLPSLLAVLMGLTLLLPFYPGPGSSARLVAVAAGAAAEAPPPAADHPRKIVAYFPEWGDQENKGFYTVSKIPWSKITHINYAFAKVNAQNKIDFMDRTAAIEKDYSGQLTDVPFKGHFNQLIKYKRLYPDVRTLISVGGWAASGGFYNMANSAAGRETFANSVVDFLRTYQFNGVDIDWEYPSGTALSGNPIDSSMAEPLRAVNYDNYVLLMKKLREKLDLAGAQDNQKYDLTIAATASSWVLGGMKLGEANSYLDWANLMTYDFHGAWNGYVGPQSALYPDSRDTETAALGTPVLNTDWAVRYYLGTLPPEKIVIGVPYYSRGWKNVSGGINNTGLYGTAPTTGGGADGIYGIWNDPAPEKPSGANPVWHILNLLKDPANQRFFDPVTKTPYLYNADKKVFLTYEDKESLGYKLNYIKEKGLGGMMLWELTGDYSQQADGTYTYGSSLTDYAYEQLKTAGQPGGPVKPVLPSPKNFSISFGGTYDHPNYTYSLKITNNTGAEIPGGWKLEFDLPTTTALTSAWGAGAVEQISTAWDFNRYRLTGTASQAIANGATLELQGMMKLNFSGGPQRFILNGSSSQKEYDKLYGGVTPTPTPSATATATAKPTPTPTATVKPTATPTPTPTATVKPTATPTATVKPTATPTPTPTATVKPTPTPTSTVTPTATPGQCSAEAWSATAVYTKGQQASYEGVLYEAQWWTQGERPDLSGAFGAWKAIGSCGNTTPTPTPTATVKPTSTPVQTATPVPTATVNPSATPGASAWAAGVAYTTGDKVSYSGKTYICLQSHTSLEGWEPAVTPALWQLD from the coding sequence ATGAAACGATTGAAGTCAAGGCGTGTAACATTACCTTCTCTGCTGGCGGTATTGATGGGGCTGACCCTTCTCTTGCCCTTCTATCCAGGGCCAGGAAGCAGCGCTAGGCTGGTAGCAGTCGCGGCCGGAGCTGCTGCTGAGGCACCACCGCCTGCTGCGGACCATCCCCGCAAGATTGTTGCCTATTTCCCTGAATGGGGGGATCAGGAGAACAAAGGCTTTTATACGGTGAGTAAAATTCCTTGGAGCAAAATCACACACATTAACTATGCTTTTGCCAAAGTGAATGCCCAGAACAAAATTGACTTCATGGACCGTACAGCGGCGATTGAAAAAGACTATTCCGGCCAGCTTACCGATGTGCCGTTCAAAGGGCATTTTAATCAGCTGATCAAATACAAACGGCTCTACCCGGATGTGCGCACCCTGATTTCCGTCGGCGGCTGGGCCGCCTCAGGCGGTTTTTACAATATGGCGAATTCGGCGGCAGGCCGGGAGACCTTTGCCAACAGCGTGGTGGATTTTCTGCGCACATATCAGTTCAACGGGGTAGATATTGACTGGGAATATCCGTCCGGCACCGCACTTTCCGGCAACCCGATAGACTCCTCCATGGCCGAGCCTTTGCGTGCGGTCAATTATGACAACTATGTGCTTCTGATGAAAAAGCTGCGTGAAAAGCTGGATCTCGCGGGTGCGCAGGATAACCAGAAATATGACCTGACTATCGCTGCGACGGCTTCTTCGTGGGTTCTCGGCGGGATGAAGCTTGGTGAAGCGAATTCCTATTTGGATTGGGCAAATCTCATGACCTATGATTTCCACGGCGCGTGGAACGGCTATGTGGGGCCGCAATCCGCCCTCTACCCGGATTCCCGCGACACGGAAACGGCTGCACTGGGTACGCCGGTGCTGAACACGGACTGGGCAGTCCGGTACTATCTCGGTACACTTCCGCCTGAAAAAATCGTCATTGGGGTTCCTTACTACTCGCGGGGCTGGAAAAATGTCAGTGGCGGAATTAATAACACGGGCCTCTATGGTACTGCTCCGACTACGGGCGGGGGAGCAGACGGAATTTACGGCATCTGGAATGATCCTGCTCCGGAGAAGCCTTCCGGGGCTAACCCCGTCTGGCATATCCTGAATCTGCTGAAAGATCCGGCCAATCAGCGGTTTTTTGACCCTGTAACCAAAACACCGTATCTGTACAACGCAGACAAGAAGGTGTTCCTGACTTATGAGGATAAGGAATCGCTGGGCTACAAGCTGAACTATATAAAGGAAAAAGGCCTCGGCGGGATGATGCTCTGGGAGCTGACGGGAGACTATTCCCAGCAGGCGGACGGCACATACACATACGGCAGCTCGCTGACCGACTATGCCTACGAACAGTTGAAAACGGCTGGGCAACCGGGCGGCCCCGTCAAGCCGGTATTGCCTTCACCCAAAAATTTCAGCATTTCCTTCGGCGGCACCTACGATCACCCGAACTACACCTATTCGCTGAAAATAACCAACAATACTGGAGCGGAGATTCCCGGGGGCTGGAAGCTTGAATTTGATCTGCCGACCACAACTGCGCTGACCTCAGCCTGGGGAGCGGGAGCTGTGGAGCAAATCTCGACAGCCTGGGATTTCAACCGCTACCGGCTGACCGGAACGGCGTCGCAAGCCATAGCAAATGGTGCGACACTTGAGCTGCAGGGCATGATGAAGCTGAATTTCTCCGGCGGTCCGCAGCGTTTTATCCTGAACGGCAGCTCGTCGCAGAAGGAATACGACAAGCTGTATGGAGGTGTGACCCCAACCCCGACACCGTCAGCCACGGCAACGGCTACCGCGAAGCCGACACCAACGCCAACAGCCACAGTGAAACCGACGGCTACACCGACACCAACGCCAACAGCTACAGTGAAACCAACAGCAACGCCAACGGCCACAGTGAAACCAACGGCTACACCGACGCCGACGCCAACGGCTACAGTGAAACCAACCCCAACGCCTACATCTACTGTAACGCCGACGGCAACACCGGGACAATGTTCGGCAGAGGCTTGGAGCGCAACAGCCGTATATACCAAGGGCCAGCAGGCCTCCTATGAAGGTGTGCTGTATGAAGCCCAGTGGTGGACACAGGGGGAACGCCCTGACCTGAGCGGGGCCTTCGGGGCCTGGAAGGCGATCGGCAGCTGCGGCAATACCACGCCAACGCCAACGCCGACGGCTACGGTGAAACCAACATCAACGCCTGTACAGACGGCAACACCCGTGCCAACCGCTACAGTCAATCCGTCGGCCACGCCCGGCGCATCCGCCTGGGCCGCAGGAGTGGCCTATACAACAGGCGATAAAGTAAGCTACAGCGGCAAAACGTACATCTGTCTGCAATCGCATACTTCGCTGGAGGGTTGGGAACCGGCGGTAACACCGGCCCTATGGCAGCTGGACTAA
- the rph gene encoding ribonuclease PH, translating to MRSNGRHADQLRPLTITTQTNKYAEGSVIIEMGDTKVVCTATVDEKVPPFLKGQGKGWVTAEYSMLPRATQTRNQREAARGKLTGRTMEIQRLIGRALRSVVNLHALGERSITLDCDVIQADGGTRTASITGAFVAMAFAVNKIALQHKLSVFPITDYLAAISVGVVGDETLLDLNYEEDSKAKVDMNVVMTGGGAFVEVQGTGEERPFTRQELDQLLGLGEKGIYELIAVQKEVLGAIALKIPAGQTGQEV from the coding sequence ATGAGATCAAACGGGCGCCATGCAGATCAGCTTAGGCCGCTGACAATAACTACCCAAACCAATAAATATGCTGAAGGTTCTGTAATCATTGAGATGGGGGACACCAAGGTTGTTTGTACGGCAACTGTGGATGAGAAGGTTCCTCCGTTCCTGAAAGGACAGGGCAAAGGCTGGGTCACAGCTGAGTACTCCATGCTTCCCCGTGCCACACAGACGCGCAACCAGCGGGAAGCGGCACGCGGCAAGCTGACCGGACGCACGATGGAAATACAGCGGCTGATCGGCCGGGCGCTGCGTTCCGTAGTGAACCTGCATGCTCTCGGCGAGCGCAGCATTACGCTGGACTGCGATGTCATTCAGGCAGACGGCGGGACCCGGACGGCTTCGATTACGGGCGCTTTTGTAGCCATGGCTTTTGCGGTTAACAAAATTGCGCTGCAGCATAAGCTGAGCGTGTTTCCGATTACAGATTATCTGGCGGCGATCAGCGTGGGGGTTGTCGGCGATGAGACACTGCTCGATCTGAACTATGAAGAGGATTCCAAGGCGAAGGTCGATATGAATGTGGTGATGACCGGCGGCGGGGCTTTTGTAGAGGTCCAGGGCACCGGCGAAGAGCGTCCGTTCACCCGTCAGGAGCTGGATCAGCTGCTGGGCCTGGGCGAGAAGGGGATTTATGAGCTGATCGCTGTGCAGAAGGAAGTGCTGGGAGCCATCGCGCTCAAAATTCCTGCAGGCCAAACCGGCCAAGAGGTGTAG
- a CDS encoding phosphatidylglycerophosphatase A family protein has translation MADANAKIPYSLNSKKVAEATTFWLHKRGVTLEEIAELVLLLQKKYYPGLTMEECVHNVEMVLSKREVQNAVLTGIQLDVLAEEGKLLSPLQEMIENDESLYGVDEILAFSIVNVYGSIGFTNYGYVDKLKPGVLERLNDKSTGQIHTYLDDIVGAVAAAASSRIAHRKQAEREQELGQPHAPEDLEAASRKAATDKLQPE, from the coding sequence ATGGCTGATGCTAATGCAAAAATACCTTACAGTCTAAACAGCAAAAAGGTCGCGGAAGCAACCACATTCTGGCTGCATAAACGCGGAGTAACCTTGGAAGAAATCGCCGAGCTGGTGCTGCTGCTGCAGAAGAAATACTATCCGGGTCTGACCATGGAAGAATGTGTGCATAACGTAGAAATGGTACTGAGCAAACGCGAGGTGCAGAATGCTGTGCTGACCGGCATCCAGCTGGATGTGCTGGCCGAAGAGGGCAAGCTGCTCTCCCCTCTGCAGGAGATGATTGAAAACGACGAAAGCTTATACGGCGTAGATGAAATTCTGGCTTTTTCGATTGTGAACGTATACGGAAGCATCGGCTTCACCAACTATGGTTATGTGGACAAGCTGAAGCCCGGTGTGCTGGAGCGGCTGAACGACAAAAGCACCGGCCAAATCCATACCTATCTGGACGATATTGTCGGGGCTGTAGCTGCCGCCGCCAGCTCCCGCATCGCACACCGGAAGCAGGCCGAGCGCGAACAGGAGCTGGGCCAGCCGCATGCGCCCGAAGATCTTGAGGCAGCCTCCCGGAAGGCGGCAACGGACAAGCTGCAGCCCGAGTGA
- a CDS encoding GerMN domain-containing protein: MKHMKPIRGLSAACLLAVPLTLSGCGLFGSESASVDPPPSEVEAQMLQVSGEGTPDTGVLGPVALDEADLAAGVSTDTAPAAAAGERTTVFLEDGNGLLAPVSLSLPEGDNTAMLKDSLAALVSKGQYASALPEGFKGVLPAGTEVKNITVDKDKLAVVEFNSKFNDYEPADERKILEAITWTLTGQDGIQGVQLWVDGKKLTEMPLQDTPLDRPLTRALGINLPKHGPLLMNSSAVTVYFSAATSDGTHQYYVPVTRFVPAGQDTLKAALNELIAGPESEKGLEMVMTQETVLDSVEAGQNGVVTVSLNDDMFADGKGVPAEMLESVVLTVAQNSDDALVQIRMNGQKTVTGTNNVDYGQPVSAPEYVNVLPL; the protein is encoded by the coding sequence ATGAAGCATATGAAACCAATCCGCGGGCTGTCCGCGGCTTGCCTGCTCGCAGTTCCATTAACCTTGTCCGGCTGCGGCCTGTTCGGTTCGGAGTCGGCATCGGTAGACCCGCCTCCCAGTGAGGTCGAAGCGCAGATGCTGCAGGTCAGCGGCGAGGGAACGCCGGATACAGGGGTACTCGGGCCTGTAGCGCTGGATGAGGCCGATCTTGCGGCAGGGGTGAGCACGGATACAGCGCCTGCGGCTGCAGCCGGGGAACGGACAACCGTTTTCCTGGAGGATGGCAACGGCCTGCTCGCACCGGTGTCCCTAAGCTTGCCGGAAGGCGATAACACCGCCATGCTGAAGGATTCGCTTGCTGCGCTCGTCAGTAAGGGACAATATGCTTCGGCATTGCCGGAAGGCTTCAAGGGTGTGCTTCCTGCCGGTACCGAGGTAAAGAATATCACCGTAGACAAGGATAAACTGGCTGTGGTTGAGTTCAATTCCAAGTTTAACGATTACGAACCCGCAGATGAGCGCAAAATCCTTGAAGCGATCACCTGGACACTCACCGGCCAGGACGGGATTCAGGGAGTACAGCTGTGGGTGGATGGCAAGAAGCTTACGGAGATGCCGCTGCAGGACACACCGCTGGACCGCCCGTTAACACGCGCTCTGGGAATCAATCTGCCGAAACACGGCCCGCTGCTGATGAATTCAAGCGCGGTTACCGTATATTTTTCCGCAGCAACGTCTGACGGCACTCATCAGTATTATGTACCTGTTACCCGCTTTGTACCCGCAGGGCAGGATACGCTGAAAGCGGCGCTGAATGAGCTGATTGCCGGACCGGAATCAGAGAAGGGGCTGGAGATGGTGATGACCCAGGAAACTGTGCTGGATTCCGTGGAAGCGGGCCAGAACGGAGTGGTCACGGTTTCCCTCAACGATGATATGTTCGCCGACGGCAAGGGCGTACCGGCGGAAATGCTGGAATCGGTCGTGCTTACCGTTGCCCAGAACTCGGACGATGCACTGGTGCAAATCCGCATGAACGGGCAAAAGACCGTAACCGGCACCAATAATGTAGATTACGGACAACCGGTTTCGGCGCCGGAATATGTGAACGTGCTCCCGCTGTAG
- a CDS encoding IS256 family transposase, producing MTIVPENMLNNLFENLVTTFVKDHLESIMRAEIQYFMENEQVGVRNSRNGYYKRDLHTKYGHLEDLEVPRDRKGYYQTQVFEPYQRRDGWLEEAVIQMYKSGMGTRDVARFIESMFGSHYSAATVSNITATVLEDIQNWQSRPLAKRYAVIYLDGLYVKLRRGTVSGEVIYFAMGIDEEGHRQILGFYVGGQESSNGWREVLKDLYNRGAQEVLLGVFDGLPGLDAAFKEMYPKADVQHCVVHKVRATFPKIRVEHKTDVIEALKTVYTAPDEEVARAAFDTVKAKWSKLYPKEIASWEEQLSTLLTFYKYPVEIHKAIYTSNPIERMNKEIRKRLKPMNSLTNMDAAEKIVYLEATAYNERFADRVVPGFGMDTVKKELSKLFDERYSMAEPQAAE from the coding sequence ATGACTATTGTACCCGAAAATATGCTGAATAATCTATTTGAAAATCTTGTCACTACGTTTGTCAAAGACCACCTGGAATCCATCATGAGGGCTGAGATTCAGTACTTCATGGAGAATGAGCAAGTGGGTGTACGTAACAGCCGCAATGGATATTACAAGCGGGATCTGCATACCAAATACGGTCATTTGGAGGATCTGGAGGTGCCTAGAGACCGTAAAGGGTACTACCAGACCCAAGTGTTCGAGCCCTACCAACGCAGAGACGGCTGGCTGGAAGAGGCGGTCATCCAGATGTACAAAAGCGGCATGGGTACACGGGACGTGGCCCGTTTCATTGAAAGTATGTTCGGCAGTCATTATTCCGCAGCGACCGTGAGCAACATTACGGCTACGGTGCTGGAGGATATTCAGAACTGGCAGTCCCGTCCGCTCGCCAAACGCTACGCTGTGATTTACCTGGACGGGCTGTACGTGAAGCTCAGACGCGGGACCGTCAGTGGGGAAGTCATCTATTTTGCGATGGGCATCGACGAAGAGGGACATCGTCAAATCCTTGGGTTCTACGTCGGTGGTCAAGAGAGTTCAAACGGCTGGCGGGAGGTCCTCAAAGATCTGTACAACCGCGGAGCGCAGGAAGTGCTTCTGGGTGTATTTGACGGACTCCCGGGCCTGGATGCCGCCTTTAAAGAAATGTACCCCAAAGCGGATGTGCAGCATTGCGTGGTGCACAAGGTACGGGCCACGTTTCCCAAAATCCGGGTCGAACACAAGACTGACGTCATTGAAGCCCTGAAGACGGTATACACCGCGCCGGATGAGGAGGTAGCCCGGGCCGCATTCGATACCGTGAAAGCCAAGTGGAGCAAGCTGTACCCGAAGGAAATAGCCTCATGGGAAGAACAGTTGTCCACGCTGCTGACATTCTACAAGTACCCTGTGGAAATCCACAAAGCGATCTACACGTCGAACCCGATCGAGCGAATGAACAAGGAAATTCGGAAGCGACTCAAGCCCATGAACAGTCTCACGAACATGGATGCAGCTGAGAAAATCGTATATTTGGAAGCAACGGCCTACAATGAACGGTTTGCGGACCGAGTGGTGCCTGGGTTTGGGATGGATACGGTGAAAAAGGAACTCAGCAAGTTATTTGACGAACGCTATTCGATGGCCGAACCACAGGCCGCAGAGTAG
- a CDS encoding XTP/dITP diphosphatase: MESGSGVLIVATKNKGKVREFQHAFAPLGLTVKSMFDYPGLPDVVEDGTTFAENALKKSKTVGDALGFPVLADDSGLCVDALDGKPGVYSARYAGEGADDMENNLKLLNELEKLKQGEDTGQPLLSTARFVCALSLYDPVTGTELTAEGTVEGWITSEQAGAGGFGYDPLFYLAEYEKTMAELTLEEKQAISHRGKALMLLTGKLAAQQNQQNQ, translated from the coding sequence ATGGAGTCCGGCAGCGGTGTTCTGATTGTAGCGACGAAGAATAAAGGCAAGGTGCGCGAGTTCCAGCATGCGTTTGCACCGCTTGGCCTGACCGTTAAAAGCATGTTCGATTATCCCGGTCTGCCCGATGTGGTGGAGGATGGAACGACTTTTGCCGAGAATGCGCTGAAAAAGTCAAAAACGGTCGGGGACGCTCTCGGCTTCCCCGTTCTGGCGGATGACTCCGGTCTCTGTGTCGATGCCCTGGATGGAAAACCGGGGGTCTACTCGGCCCGTTATGCGGGTGAGGGCGCGGACGATATGGAGAATAATCTGAAGCTGCTGAACGAGCTGGAGAAGCTGAAGCAGGGGGAAGACACCGGCCAGCCGCTGCTAAGTACAGCCCGCTTTGTCTGTGCTTTATCTTTGTACGACCCAGTGACGGGCACAGAATTGACGGCTGAGGGAACCGTGGAAGGCTGGATCACCTCCGAGCAGGCGGGGGCAGGCGGCTTCGGCTATGATCCCCTCTTTTACCTGGCAGAGTATGAAAAAACCATGGCCGAGCTGACGCTGGAAGAGAAGCAGGCGATCAGCCACCGGGGCAAGGCGCTTATGCTCTTAACCGGGAAGCTTGCGGCGCAGCAGAATCAGCAGAATCAGTAA
- a CDS encoding MBL fold metallo-hydrolase, with protein sequence MMPKTNMTTWEGGIIQFSVPMAPPLRQVNSYILPDRNGQLTVIDPGPHTPEAEAAWEAVLQELDCSWSTIRDIVVTHHHPDHYGLAGWLQARSGGKVWMSERAHEEARLTWGAEGMLNEALPLFFLRYGMPEDWVQGIREHLESFLPQVTPQPEVAYINAAEPFIMGNRKWKPLVTGGHAPGHLSFYHGGSGLILCGDAVLPQISPNVSLQPGSDPQPLRTFLEGLRELRSLRVTRAFPGHREPFTGFTERADSLLRHHEERLEQAAALLAGGPLSGFAVCEALFRSRVSSAHQMRFAMSEALAHLAELVRRERAEVTGPEPGGVTMFAAVTQAARPAADE encoded by the coding sequence ATGATGCCAAAGACAAACATGACCACATGGGAAGGCGGCATTATCCAGTTCTCAGTTCCGATGGCTCCGCCGCTGCGCCAGGTGAACAGCTATATTCTGCCTGACCGGAACGGACAGCTTACGGTGATTGACCCCGGGCCGCACACGCCTGAGGCGGAAGCGGCATGGGAAGCTGTGCTTCAGGAGCTGGACTGTTCCTGGAGCACAATCCGGGATATCGTGGTGACGCATCATCATCCGGACCACTACGGTCTTGCTGGCTGGCTGCAGGCCCGCAGCGGCGGCAAGGTCTGGATGTCGGAACGGGCCCACGAAGAAGCCCGGCTGACCTGGGGAGCGGAAGGGATGCTGAATGAAGCGCTGCCGCTGTTCTTCCTCCGCTACGGCATGCCGGAGGACTGGGTACAGGGAATCAGGGAGCATCTGGAGAGCTTCCTGCCCCAGGTCACCCCGCAGCCGGAGGTAGCCTATATCAACGCGGCAGAGCCGTTCATCATGGGCAACCGCAAATGGAAGCCGCTGGTAACCGGCGGACATGCGCCGGGGCATTTGTCCTTTTATCACGGCGGCAGCGGGCTGATTCTCTGCGGCGATGCCGTGCTGCCGCAGATCTCGCCCAACGTCAGCCTGCAGCCGGGCAGCGATCCGCAGCCGCTGCGCACCTTCCTGGAGGGGCTGCGCGAGCTGCGCAGCCTCCGGGTGACCCGTGCGTTCCCGGGACACCGGGAACCGTTCACGGGCTTCACGGAGCGGGCGGACAGCCTGCTGCGCCATCACGAAGAGCGGCTGGAGCAGGCAGCCGCTCTGCTCGCGGGCGGCCCGCTCAGCGGCTTCGCGGTATGCGAAGCGCTGTTCCGCAGCCGCGTGTCCAGCGCGCACCAGATGCGGTTCGCGATGAGCGAGGCGCTGGCGCATCTGGCCGAGCTGGTGCGCCGGGAGCGGGCGGAAGTCACCGGGCCGGAGCCCGGCGGGGTGACGATGTTCGCGGCAGTTACGCAGGCTGCCCGCCCGGCAGCAGATGAATAG